A region of the Chlamydia felis Fe/C-56 genome:
AGAATTTTTTTTATTTTTTTCTTTGAACTCGGCTATTGTTTTCTCGTACTCTACCACTTGTTTTTCGTGGGGAAGAAGCTCCATAATAATGTTCTCTCCTATTACAGAAAGGATAATTTTAATACAAAAAATTCTTAAAAAACAATTATAAGATTATTTTATTGTGATTTTTCAAAAAAACAATAAACTATTAATTGCATTTTTCAAAACCAACAGAGACGCGGGCGTCCTGATAAGGAATATTAATCAAAAAATTACTTCCCCAAAACCTTTCTTTTCCTTGTAAAGAAAAAATTTCCATGCGAGGACTCGAGGACAGTATCCGCAAAGAATCCCGCTCTCCTTGAATAAGTATATCATTAGTTGGTCCTTTATAAGAATCCAGAGAGCTCGACCGCAATCTTGGGCCTTCAACAACCTGACAACTTTTTCCCCTACAGAAAATTAAGAATGTCGATTTGCAAGGATCTTCTTCTATTAAAGAGAGCACCTTGCATTGCCTTTCAGAAATAGCGATATGATGACGGATTTTAGACCCTAAATAAGCATCTTTTAAATAAGAAAACCCTGTAAATCTTGGGCAAGGCACAGCTGTAGCAGAGAGAAAGGAGATATTTGTCTCTCCGTGATTTTCTATAGAAGAAAATTCTTTAACCATCCCGCAAAGACCGAATCCTTCGCAATCGCTAATATCTCCGTAGCAAGGACCGTAGTTTACTACGCCAACATCTCCAGAATAATAGGCACCCACTCCACTTTTACATCCAGATCCAGAAACAAAAGTAGAAGCAGATCGTGTTCGTTGCATCCAAAAGCCTAAATTAGGATCGGTAAACTTATACTCAATTGCGACCTGTTGATCTAACTGATATAGGAAAGATTTACTCAAAGAGGTCTTTTCCTTTATAGATCGAGTACGCTCCTGGCTCCATAAAGAGGGAAAAATCGTAGCTTCATGTGTAAATAATGCCTGCTGAAAAGAGTTCATCATTTTCGCAGGTTTCAAGCTTTCATCATAAAACCGAGAAATTTGTAAAAGTAGAAGTCCCAGCTCCGCATGTTCTCCGGGATAAGGAAGACCTTTCCAAGGAAATCCCCCAAAACAAAATAAACGTGCAGCTCCTGAAAGCTCTTGATCTAATTTCAAGAAATCTAATCCTAAATCTTGTCCCTCTTCTAAAGCCATAAGCAAATAAATAGCCCGTGCAATATCGTGAACTTTTAATAAAGGATGATATCGGAAAATTTTAAATGCGAAATTGCGAAGCTTCTTATCCTGACAAGCGTAGATTAATTGCTTAACCTGAAAATCAAAATTCGAGTGAGGAAACACTTCGATACATTCTTGCAATCTTAGCCCTGATCCCATCACTATTCACAATTTTACTCAGAAACGGATTGCGTTCAGACGATAATAATATAAAACTTTAGAGTCAAGTCCCTAAGCAATCCTAAAAACTTGACCCCGATAATTAGATAAAAGAGAAAGGCACGAAATTAGGAATGCTTCGAAGGAGTCTCGATTAAACGTTTCATTCTTTTTCCTGGAGTAAATTTTACGGCACGTCTCGCAGGAATGTGGATGGGAACAGTTGCGTTTTTAGGGTTGCGACCTACTTTAGGTTTTCTTTCTACAACCTGCAAAACACCAAAATCTCTAAACTCTAACCTATCACCTTTGACTAGAGCATCTGTCATTTTATCCAAAAAATTTTGGATTACAGTACGCACATGATTCGGATGAATCTTGTGATCCTGTGATATTGTACTGATCAGTTTTTTCTTGGTCATGGTAGCCATATTAGCCGTTGCCTCCTAATTAAAGTGCCCTAAAGTAACTTGTTGAGTAGCCCTAAATAATAAACTTTTGAGGTATAAGCGTATCATATCTATTCATCCTTTGGATTCAAGACATTTTTTAAAAATACGTAATTGTTCTATATCGTTATAAATAACGAAGATTCATATTTGTCAAAACTTATGATTGCTGAATCTTAAAGTCCGACAAAAAATTTCTCAGCTTTCTTATAATTTAATAACGGCAAACGCGTGACTTCTTTAATCTAACTTGATAAAGTACTAGGCCAGGTGTCCTCGTAGCTCAGAAGGATAGAGCGGTTGCCTCCTAAGCAGCAGGCCATGCGTTCGAATCGCATCGAGGACGACCCTTTCTACTTTATTCTTTTTATCTCATTAGAAATTTAACTCGCCTTTGCAGAAAGCTTTTTAGCCTTAATATTCGCTAAACTAGTTTTTTGAAAATTAGGACCAGTAAGAAACGTATGGATGCCTTCGGCTATGCCTTTGGCTGTGTGCATTCGATAACGCGCATCTAAAAGCGCAGCTCGTTCTCTAGGGTTAGAAAGGAATCCAGTTTCAATTAAAACCGCAGGCATTGTTGTTTCTCGAATAACAGCGAAGTTCCCGTTCTTCACCCCTCGATTTTTCAACGCCCCGTTTTTTTGCATTGCGTTTAAGATATCCTTAGCTAGAGCTTCCGAAGCTTGGCTTCTTGACACAACATTATTTTTACCGTTATAAAAATATACTTCAGTACCAAAGGCTGATGAATTAGACGAATAGTTACAGTGAATACTGACAAAAATATCAGCTTTGTTTTGATTGGCTAAAGCCGCTCTTTTCCCTAAATCTACAAATACATCCGATGTTCGGGTAAGAACTGGCTTGTACCCCATTCTCTTGAGATAACTCTGAACTGAAAACGCAAGAGATAAGGTTAAGGACTTTTCCTCATAATG
Encoded here:
- a CDS encoding HU family DNA-binding protein — its product is MATMTKKKLISTISQDHKIHPNHVRTVIQNFLDKMTDALVKGDRLEFRDFGVLQVVERKPKVGRNPKNATVPIHIPARRAVKFTPGKRMKRLIETPSKHS
- a CDS encoding N-acetylmuramoyl-L-alanine amidase family protein gives rise to the protein MSSLYTLLTLCVFGTVIGGIAAESAPPQRVRRSEVIFIDPGHGGKDQGTASKEFHYEEKSLTLSLAFSVQSYLKRMGYKPVLTRTSDVFVDLGKRAALANQNKADIFVSIHCNYSSNSSAFGTEVYFYNGKNNVVSRSQASEALAKDILNAMQKNGALKNRGVKNGNFAVIRETTMPAVLIETGFLSNPRERAALLDARYRMHTAKGIAEGIHTFLTGPNFQKTSLANIKAKKLSAKAS